TGAATTTCCGTACCTCCTACAGCCAGTGCGCGGTTGAGGAATAACCTGTTAAGGCCGATATTCATGGATTTCACCGGTCCCAATGCAGGTGTTGCAATGGTGCCTTTGAACTCTATGCCGTTGTTGTCTATTACAGCACCGTTGTTGAGGGCAATGTTAAAGCCATAAAGTTTACCGGCCGCTTTTGTTGCGATGATATATTTATCAGGCAGGGCAGGAGCTTGTGCAGCAGAGCTGAACACTATTATTTTATCAGCAGCAGCAAGCATTACCGGTACATTATCACTGATGCTCCATCCGCGATATCCCTGTATGGCGTTAAAGTCGATGCGTATATTACCACTTAGCTGTCCGGTTCCTCCGGCAGTCCGGGTAAAAGTGATCACCTCTTCGCCCTGCAGTTTTACAGGCAGGTAGCCGAATAACCGGAGAGATAAAGCCGTCATATCTGTTTTTACGGACTGGCCATCTGGTATGGCATTCCCTGTACCTGCTTCGAAACTTACTACCAGGTTGCTGAATGGGATCCGTAGTTTTTCAGCAATGCTGAAAACGGAGACATTCACCGGTTTCAGGTCTGTAAAAGCACCACTCCATCTTTCTTTTCCATTAGGGAGTGTTTCTACGGCAGAGAGTTCAATATTAAAGCCCAGCAGTTTGCCGTAATTCTTTCTTCCGTCTCCTCCTTTCAGCTCAAAGTTGATGGTAGTGCCGGCAGCTGGAATGACACTGGTATTATCCATGCCTACATAATTCTGTTTGCGTGCATTCAGGATATGTTCGCCGGCAGTGGTGTATAACACATAATTCCCCTGGGCATCTGTAACAGCAGAAAGGAAATCCTGGTCGTCTACAGCTATTCTTGCATCCCGCAGTGGCTGTCCGCCTGAGGTAACTCTTCCTGTTATCCGCACACCTTTTTTCAGGGAAATGGAGATCACTTCTTCCGTACCATTTTCTGTTAAAGCAAAAGTCCTTTGTTCCGGTACATACGTGGAATTGAGGGGAGGGGTTACTGTAATGGTGGTAGTACCGCCAAATCCTTCGTAATACCATTCGCCATTGTTATCTGTAACATGCGTAGTATCAAACAGGCTGATAACGGCGCCGGGTATACGGGTACTATTATTCAATTCATCCACAATGCGGAAGCGTACTTTGCCGCTGATCTTTGACAGATAGCCAATATCGCGGACGTCTACTGCAAATTTCCTTGGCAGTTCATATCCCGGTGTATTTCCGCTTACCGGCATTCCGAATGCAACGGCCAGGCTGGAGTTGAACTGTGTGGTTGTTGCGAGTGCACCGCCTTTGGTGTCTGCTGCAATACCAAACATGGCCGCGGAAAGTGTATTGCCCCTGGAAAGGGCTGCTTTTACGGTGGGGGATTCTGCAATGCGGCTCAGTGTAGCCTGTTGTTTTTGTACAACGCTTAAACTCTTCCATTGTGCCAGATAAGCCTGTTGCTCTTTGTTATTGCCGGTTAACTGCGGGATATTGATGGTAGCCTGTTTCTCTACAAAACCTTCTTTATCCAGCGTTACGGTATGGTTGCCAGGGTAGAGCTTGAACTGGAAAATGCCGCTTTCACCGGATGTACACAGCGTATTCCCTTTGAAATTAACCCGCACATTTTGCAGGGGCTGGCCCTTATCATCTACAATGCGCCCCACAACATCTGCTACATCGGCATCTACTGCAAAGTCTATTTGTTTGGAAATGCCTTTTCCTATGCTGGCGGGAACAGGATATTCTCCACCTGATTTCGGGCGCACAACAAATGTGCTGAACTCATAAGGTGTTTTGATCACCTCTACCAGGAAGGTTTTTCCAGCTTTCAATACAGGCAGGTTACTCACATAATATTGTCCCTGTTCATCCGTAGTAACCGTGAGGGCTTTGAAGCCATCAGGAATGGCAGGAGGGGTATTGATCACAGAAAAGGCGGATGTAGCCAGGTCTGCCATCATTTTATTATCGCTGGTTTGCTGAACAAGTATGGCCGGGGTGTATTTCATCTGGGATAGTGTAGTGGAAACATTTTGTTTATTGTTCACCGCGCTCAGATAAGCAGTGGCTTTTACCCCCGTCAGCCCTGTTGTAAGGAGGCCGGGAGCTTCTTTTTCTACATCCACCGTTTTATAAAGCATCCGCACAGTGGCTCCTTTTACAGGAACACTTCCCTGTTCATTCAGGAACAGGGCAACGGTACCTTCAATATGCGAAGGTTTGGTGTATAGTTCATAAGTAGCTTTGGCCTGTAATATTTTAGCGGAAGGTACCGGTGTATTCAGTACGGCGATGGTTGAATTAAGCGTGCGATAGCTGGCACTGGCGGGTATAATTTTCAGGTAGGTGTTACCACCGTAAAAGATCCTTCCTGTTCCCCAGGCTTCTATTTGAGCACGGAGCGAGGTTATTTTTGTTCCGGTAATGCTATCTCTTCCTATCTCTATCACTTTTCTCCCATCCACTGTGATCACCTGTTGCTTTTTGCCGCCAGCCTGGCCTTCATACAATAACCAGGGCCGTGTTTCCAGCTCTGTGGCGTCGCGGTATAGATGAACACCATAATTGCCTGCATCGGTATCATCACTTTCCTGGAAAGTTACTTTCGTGTAAAAGCGATAGGTTTTGGCCAGTAGCAGATAAGTTCCAATGTCTGCCGCATTTTTGTTCCGGATAGCGGAAGCGGGTATGCGGAAGGTGCTGGATTCAAAATCGCTTGTTTGTACGGATAATGTTAGTGTAGCATTGTTGCTGATATTAGTATAGGAAGGATGGAGGAATTGAAGGGTGAATATTCCGCTGCCATCTGTTTTACCGGTTGCCAGCAGGGTAGTACCGTTTTTTGCAGCGGGGTCCGCAATATTCAATGTAACATTCACACCTTCCAGTGGATACCTTTCTGCGGATGAGTCTACCGTAATATCTTCATACGTGCAGCTGGTGCTGCTGGCTCTTGCATCTGCCAGTACATCGGTGGGGAGGGATGGCAGGTATGCTATAGTGGTTACTTTTTTTAGTGTATTATCTGTATTGACGGCGAGCAGAGTATTCATTTTGATCAAGGGCGTGGTGGCTACCTGCTTTTGAAATGCATTGGTTGCAACATACGCTGTGGTAGTTGTTTTTTGTACAGCACTCACAACTTTCCCGGTGTACAGGCTATGATTTCCCTGTTCCGTTTTTTTGAATGTCCATAAAAGGCGCCCCTTAAGAACATTGGTGGCATATTCTGCAGGGGCTTGCGTATTGCCCTGTTGTGTTACTTCTTCTGCTATTTTCCCATAAGTGAACCGTATCACCTCACTACGGCCCTGGTTACGGAAGCTGGCACCTCCCATTGGATCTGTAGCAGTGATCATCATGGCATAACTGCGGCCTTCCTGCAGCTGGGGATATTGCATGGAATACAGTAATGCCGGTGTTCCCTGTACAGTGGTTTCAAAGAAAGGAGTGGGGGTGGACAGTATGGCATCGTTGGGGTTGCGGTTGTTGAATAATTCTACTATCCTGATACGGTAGCTTACAGATGGTGGTGCGCCGGGTGGGGTTGTCCAGCGCAATGCAATGTTCTGAACGGGATCTGCGGGTATGGAGGATTCGTTGAATGGGTTCAGGATCACCGGTGGTTCCAGTGTTGTAATGAAGAACACATTGCTGCAGCCAATAGGTTCTTCTTCAGACATGGGTTGAAATGTGCCGGCATGAAAAGCTCTCACACAAACCTGGTAACTACCCTCAGGTAATCCCTGTTCTCCCAGTATGGATGGTTTGATGTTATTGCTGCCGGAAGTATATACCAGGTAGTTGACATCAAACAGGTTGCCGGCCTCTATTGCGTTCAGGGTTTTTGTTTCCAGTGGTCTCAGTGCAATGGTGCCTGGCCGGTATCCTTTGGCAGTGCTTACTTTTACACCATTGTCTCCCGTTACGGTGCCGGTAAGATAAATGCTTTGATCAGTATTGGTGCGATTGATCAATGTAACAGTAACCAGGCCTGGTGTTGCCTGAAACTGGTAGACCTTGGTGGGGGAGGAACCGTTGGGCAAACGGTTTATCTGGATCCGCACACTGATCTCCTGCTGCGCTTTAACAGAAAGACTGCTGCACAACAGGATGAGGCTTATGTATACTGCAATTTTCATTATAACAATAGTTTACATCAGAATGAAAAACCATAACCTGCTTCTGCCCTTAACTCTGAAAATTTAGGATAGGATACAGAAGGATGATCAGGGGTGTTCACCGTATAAAAAGCACTTACACGAAAGGCATGCGGACCGTAAATATTGTACCGGCCCTGCATGCTTCCGTTAATGATATGTCCTTTCTCTTCATTTCTTTTACTTAACAGGTACCCGCCTGTAACATAAATGTTCAGTTTGTTCTTCAACCAGCTTTTGGAGCCGCCGAGCGTAACACCCATATTACCATCCTGGAGTACCTGGCTTTTCATTTTTGTATGGTTTAAAGACATGAAAACACCCAGTTGTTCGCGGATAAAATTCAGCTGATAGTTAAGTGCATAATTATTGGTATTGATATCGCCATTTATACTATCAGCCCTGGCAGGATTCAATTCTTTAGCTTGGCTGAGATTGGCGGAAAAGGTGATGTTGTGGGACATGTTGATGCCGGGGATCATA
This DNA window, taken from Chitinophaga niabensis, encodes the following:
- a CDS encoding carboxypeptidase-like regulatory domain-containing protein, with protein sequence MKIAVYISLILLCSSLSVKAQQEISVRIQINRLPNGSSPTKVYQFQATPGLVTVTLINRTNTDQSIYLTGTVTGDNGVKVSTAKGYRPGTIALRPLETKTLNAIEAGNLFDVNYLVYTSGSNNIKPSILGEQGLPEGSYQVCVRAFHAGTFQPMSEEEPIGCSNVFFITTLEPPVILNPFNESSIPADPVQNIALRWTTPPGAPPSVSYRIRIVELFNNRNPNDAILSTPTPFFETTVQGTPALLYSMQYPQLQEGRSYAMMITATDPMGGASFRNQGRSEVIRFTYGKIAEEVTQQGNTQAPAEYATNVLKGRLLWTFKKTEQGNHSLYTGKVVSAVQKTTTTAYVATNAFQKQVATTPLIKMNTLLAVNTDNTLKKVTTIAYLPSLPTDVLADARASSTSCTYEDITVDSSAERYPLEGVNVTLNIADPAAKNGTTLLATGKTDGSGIFTLQFLHPSYTNISNNATLTLSVQTSDFESSTFRIPASAIRNKNAADIGTYLLLAKTYRFYTKVTFQESDDTDAGNYGVHLYRDATELETRPWLLYEGQAGGKKQQVITVDGRKVIEIGRDSITGTKITSLRAQIEAWGTGRIFYGGNTYLKIIPASASYRTLNSTIAVLNTPVPSAKILQAKATYELYTKPSHIEGTVALFLNEQGSVPVKGATVRMLYKTVDVEKEAPGLLTTGLTGVKATAYLSAVNNKQNVSTTLSQMKYTPAILVQQTSDNKMMADLATSAFSVINTPPAIPDGFKALTVTTDEQGQYYVSNLPVLKAGKTFLVEVIKTPYEFSTFVVRPKSGGEYPVPASIGKGISKQIDFAVDADVADVVGRIVDDKGQPLQNVRVNFKGNTLCTSGESGIFQFKLYPGNHTVTLDKEGFVEKQATINIPQLTGNNKEQQAYLAQWKSLSVVQKQQATLSRIAESPTVKAALSRGNTLSAAMFGIAADTKGGALATTTQFNSSLAVAFGMPVSGNTPGYELPRKFAVDVRDIGYLSKISGKVRFRIVDELNNSTRIPGAVISLFDTTHVTDNNGEWYYEGFGGTTTITVTPPLNSTYVPEQRTFALTENGTEEVISISLKKGVRITGRVTSGGQPLRDARIAVDDQDFLSAVTDAQGNYVLYTTAGEHILNARKQNYVGMDNTSVIPAAGTTINFELKGGDGRKNYGKLLGFNIELSAVETLPNGKERWSGAFTDLKPVNVSVFSIAEKLRIPFSNLVVSFEAGTGNAIPDGQSVKTDMTALSLRLFGYLPVKLQGEEVITFTRTAGGTGQLSGNIRIDFNAIQGYRGWSISDNVPVMLAAADKIIVFSSAAQAPALPDKYIIATKAAGKLYGFNIALNNGAVIDNNGIEFKGTIATPALGPVKSMNIGLNRLFLNRALAVGGTEIQTEQLPSLEIAGWKAAINNLLFNEDGFKLGGTLSLTIPRSGTSNINFTNLSIAKDGMFGGSFSIPESGINILSVANINTDGSPLSFSRLGNSNVYRVGGKANFKVNVDIVNKSFKVPSFEIMTNGDFSLQVPANYSTTIGPFGFSIGNIYINTTDNTPFIGIQGTFKADLDFLKFEVADLKIKPTASGPSWSIEKLGVKLDVPVVQTDALVAFSHEGFSGNGSLRIPGTPVNGSIKFEYFKRANGTQLKADFFTNLPPVPIGGPVTLDGIGGGFAYKEGGANGGFQVDVRGKLSFAGTGPLVAVNPLGLTVSSAGILKGYGDVEVASYLKTAHAEVIFDGPDKTFTIQINTEMSPLQGLMSQKIEGALVISAKPDDEFAFLGCRIGVKLLGLINNHGELAMAIRLKNPKTRGGIISPYFEYAPEDFMRERFSGVYVNAGAQLGIPKDRPFEFDLFVASAKLWCSSEYRANLLLNLEEMAFQIKFGGKFDAGIEGCVAKIACVGLSAGLCYMVEGSRNDTQGWYFGAVASGEASFSARLGVGNCKPGCNEIVTITDGCVGGSFKVCGAASLDFGFSEREGVRFKARAGGTGAPCF